The window TACGGGTGATCGGGCTATCGACCGCTTGGGGTACAGGTGAATCGTTGGTCATTTTTCCATCACTCGTCATCGGACTGGGTGCGGTTGAGACTATCAGAGATGGCGGTTTGCGACGGCTGTTCTCGGTCAACAGCGGGCGGCTGGCGCAGGCCATGGCATCTGGAATTGAGCTAGTCTCACGTTGGCTGAACGCATCGAGCCAAGGGAATTGTCGGGATGCCGAGAGAACGGGCGACCCCTCGTTCAGGGCGCCAGGCAGGCTTCCCGTCAATGGCGGATTCAGCAACATCGCCCAAGGAGGGTAACGGCAGGTGCATCCACTCATACTCCCCATGGCCGTCCATGTAGCGCTTACCGCTTTTCTCTACGTGCTGCTAACCATCGCGCGGGCGCCGAAAGTCTGGGGTATCGGCAAGAGTCCGGATGGGAGCAATCCCTGGGCAACGGTAGAACCCCGCATCAGCGCCAACCTGTCCAATCAGTTCGAATGGCCGGTGTTCTTCTACGCCGCTTGCCTGCTGCTGATACAGAGCCATCTCGAGGTCGAGGCTGCAGCCTGGTTTGCCTGGGCTTTCATTGCCGGACGCGTGGCTCACAGTTGTGTGCAGATACTTACGACAAACATTCGGTTGCGCGGCCTGGTCTTCACCATCAACTTCGTCGCCACACTGGGTATGTGGATCGTCGTTCTTTACCTCCACGCGAAGGACCCGGCCTGACGATCCATTCAATAGGGGGCGCACCATTGCAGGCGCCGATTCATTCTTCAGGAAGTTCGCCATGACAGACTCGAAAGACAGGACGGAAGCCGACGGAGACCTGTCGCAGATGATCATAGGTCTCGGGCCCTGCACCTATCTGCTGCTACTTCTGATTGCCCTGATCCTCGTATTCCCCTTCCTCGAAGAAGGCCTGTTCCCCCGCACCCTGCTCGGCATCCTGTTCTCAAGCGTGCTGCTGGTAGGGGCATTTGCAACTCCGCAGTCCCAGCGCGGGCTCGTCGTCAAACTGGGCCTGGCGTTATTGGGGATCGGCCTTCAATGGACGGCGCTGTGGACCTCGAACCTGGCGCTCCTTCACCTCGCCGGAATGGCCTATGCGGTATCACTGTTGGTATCGATAACCGGCGTGCTCCGCTATGTGCTCAAGCGCGGGCTGATCACTGCGGACAAGCTGCACGGCGCGCTGTCCGGGTACATCATGCTGGCCTTTGCCTGGGCCTTTATCTATGCCCTGACAGAAATGGACGCAGCTGCCTCGTTCGGCCCCACCCGCCTGGACTTCACGCAGACCGGTACCTTCTTCAAGCTGATCTATTTCAGCTTCACCACTCTCACCACCACCGGCTACGGTGACATCGTGCCGCTGACCAATCACGCCCGCTCACTGGTGATGATCGAAGAGTTCACCGGGGTCTTCTACGTCGGCGTCCTGATCGCACGGCTGGCCGGCCTCTATCCGTCGCCGTCGCCCCGCTGACGGCTGGCCGCAATCAATCCGGGACAAACTTCCGTCGTATTGCTCAATCGCCATCGGAAATCGAAAATAGCGCCGACCCAACGAGAGGTGACCCGCCATGATCCTGCGCGGTATGGCACAGATGCACATCGATGACCTGCCCGCCCGATTCCAGGCCCTGCTGCGAGAGTGTCCCGGCATGGAACCGTCGGGCTTCGTCTGGGTGGTCTTCTACCAGGGACGCCTGTTCGGCGCCTATCCCGATGCCGATCTCGCGTTGCGCAAGGTGACCGAAATCGAGCATTGCATCAGCGAAGACGAAGTGCCCAAGGCGCAATGCTGACGCCCTCCCCATCGCCCCCCTTATCCAGCCAGGCGCCCCTAGATGCTCCCTCATGTTCCCAAGCCTCGCAGCGCCAAGAGATCGCGTCTTCACCTGTTGCGCGGGCGCGTCGGGCTTGGGCTCGTCGCCGGCCTTTCCGTGCTGGCGGGCATGACCGATGCGATCGGGTTCCTGGCCACGGGCGACTTCGTGTCCTTCATGAGCGGCAATACCACCCGGCTCGCCGTCGCCGTGAATGACCACGACCTGACTACGCTCGGACGGCTATCGCTCGCAGTGCTGTGCTTCGTGGCCGGCAATGCCCTGGGGGTCGTCCTGGCCCGCGGTTTCAAGCGGCGCGCCACGCCTTTGCTCATCGTCGTCGCGGTGCTGCTTGGCTTCGCCGCCGTCTGGCCCGAGACGCGGAACCTCCCGGCCTTCGTTGCGGCAATCGTGTCGATGGGGATGCTGAACGCGGTGGTGGAACAGGTGAACGGCATGCCCATCGGCCTCACCTACGTGACCGGTGCACTGTCCCGCTTCGGCCGTGGTCTCGGGCGCTGGCTGCTGGGCGAGCGCAACAATGGCTGGCGGGTTCAACTCGTACCCTGGAGCGGCATGTTGCTGGGCGGTGCGGCGGGTGCCTTCCTGGAACATCACCTGGGGTTGGGCGCCATGGCCGTGAGCAGTGCCTTGGCCTGCGCACTGGCCGTGATCGTCTACTTCGTCCCGCGCTCCTGGCAGTTGGGCTACATGCCCCGCTAGACGAGCACCTGCCGGGTGGTGGCGATCAGCTCGTGCACCTGGCGCTCGACCTGCTCGTCCGTGGGGCTTTCCGGTCCCCGGCCGCGCGGGCATGGCAGGCTCGGCGTCGTGCCGAACAGGCGGCAGATCAACGGACGCTCCTCGTACACCTCGCAGCCCTGCGGCCCCAGGTGCACGCAGTTCCAATGCGCCAGGGCGGCGTCATGCTCGGCGTCGCTCTTCACGGGCAGGCGCGACATTTCCTCGGACGAGGCGGTCACCGGCCCGCAGCAATCGTGGCAGCCCGGCACGCAGGCGAAACTCGGGATCTGCCGGCGCAAATGGTCGATCTTTCGACGGGTCGTGCAACTCACAGGATGTCCCAGCCCACAACGTTGGCCGGCATTCGCGGATAGGGATCGTTCACTGGCATGGCGGCGCCTCCGAATGGCTCGGCGGGTTCAGAGATGGATTTCCACGTTCTTGATGCCAAGCTCGCGCAGCTCGACGATCAGGCCATCCAGGTGCGCAAACGACTCGACCTGCTCGCTCTCATCCACCAGGAAAAAGCTGCGCCCCGCGTCCTTCTTGAAGAACACGATCCACTCTTTCGTATTGGCCGGGTTTGCGATCACGTGCGTGTCGAAGGATATGCCTGCGGCATTCCGGGCTTTCACATCGTTGCGCTTCACTCAAATCACCTTGCTACGTCCGTACTTGCATCCGTCTACCAGGATTGCCGCCGAATCGACACAGACTGGCCTGGCTGTCGGCCCGCCTGCTCAAACGCTCTCCATGATCGTTACATGATAACACCCCATGCCCGATTCGTTGGAGGGGGCGCTGGCTGCGACACTGACGCTGCACCGCTCTTGTAGGAGCGGACTCCGTCCGCGATGGTTCGGCACGGGGCTTCTGGTCACCATCGCGGATGAATCCGCTCCTACGGTTGAGTACCGCGACCAAGCCTTCCATGAGCGGCTCCAAGGCCCAACGGCTGACGGTTGGATGGAGCGAAATCTGGCCAAAGTGCAATGCGCTTCCGGTGCAGAGATAGACGTATAATCCCGCCACTTCATTGGGCTTGAGCCCTAAGGTGATTGGCGAAATGCGGTTCAGTCCGGGCTTGCGCAATCCTTCGTTGTTGTCCTCCGCACTGCTGTTCGGGGGCCTGGTTGGCTGGTACGTCGGCCGGCTGGTCGGCCTGTACGGCGATGAGTGGTTTGCGGAGCCCGAATACGGATTTGAAGCCCTGGCCGCCTTCTGCGGAATTCTTTGCGGAGCGTTGTTCGCCTACACCCAAGGTAAAAGCGTAGTGCCGAGGATGGCCGGCTTTTTCTCCGCTGCATGTTTCGTCCTGGCCATGTTCGGCTATGCCCGGTACTCCAGCGACATGCCCCCGCATGACCTTCACCTGGCCACCTATCTGCAGGATTTCATCCGCCAGACCCTGGGCTTGTGGCTGTCACCGATCATCGGCGCCGCACTGGTGTCGCTGTTCCGCGCGGTCCTCCACTAGCAACCGGTTTTTCACAGTGAAAGGTGTAGCTTGATCACTCCCTTTCATCGCTGAAGCGTCATCCATGTACGCAAGACTCAAGCAGTGGGCCCGCTCGATCAAACGGCAAACCATGACTCTGTGGTTCTGCTGGAAGCACCCGGAAACACCCCTGCCCGTCAAACTGCTGTGCCTGCTGGTGGTTTCCTACGCGCTGAGCCCCATCGACCTGATTCCGGACTTCATTCCGGTATTGGGGCTGCTGGATGACCTGGTGATCCTGCCGGCGTCCATCTGGCTGATCATCCGCCTCATTCCCGCGCCGGTGTATGCGCAGAGCAAGCAGCAGGCGGATGACTTCGAGCGCGCCAGCTCACAGCGCCCCTGCAGCACGGCCGCCGCCGTGGTGATCGTCGCGATCTGGCTGTTGCTGGCCGTGCTGTGCTATCGGTGGCTATGGGGCTAGCTCAGGCCTTGCAGCTGGGCTGCTGGGTGAAGGTGCGGCGCACGTCCACCGGGCCCACGTGCTCCAGGGTCTTTCGACCGATCAGCACCGGGTAGATCATGTTCTTGCGGTCACGCAGAGAGAACTCTTCGTCGAGCAGCTGATTGCCGATGCAGATCTTCATCGACACCACCGGCCGGTGGTCCGCTCCGCCAGCGCCGCGAACCTTCACTTTGCGCAGTACGGCGCGCTCGAACGCCTGGACGCTCTCGTCTCCGGTGTCGCTGTTCTTGGCGACGACCTTGAAGCGCACCCACTTCTTGCCGTCTTTCTCGAAGTACTCGATGTCCTTGGCATCCATCGACGAAGTCAGCGCGCCGGTGTCCAGCTTGGCCTTGACCGGAATGCCCTCGGGGTAGATTTTCGCTTCTTCGATCCAGCCCCGGACCGGCAACTCTTCCGAGTGGGCTTTCACCGGGGTGGCAAGGGCCAGCAGAAGCATGGCGGCGGAGAGGGAATTGATCGGCACGGCTATGGCTCGTCGGTTGACTGTGTTCGCTCATGATCGGGGCCGGTGCGTCAAGGACGAGTCAAAAGCAGGTCAAGAAAACGGATGACCTGCCCCGCCCCTCATTCATGCTCTTCGACGCAGCGCTCCGCTCGAATCTGCGGAAAGTGGATAGAACGGGAACCCGGCTCTCCCCAACACTAGCCATGCGTCGACCCACAACGAGGTCGACTTCCTTCCTGTGCCTTCCATCTACCCATTAGAGGCTTGCATGAGCACCCCCGCCGATCAGCTGAGTTCCTGGCTGAAGCAACACCAGATCACCGAAGTCGAGTGCGTCGTCAGTGACATGACCGGTATCGCCCGCGGCAAGATTTCCCCGACCAACAAGTTCCTCGGCGAGGGAGGCATGCGTCTCCCCGAGAGTGTGCTGCTGCAGACGGTCACCGGGGACTATGTCGACGACGATATCTACTACGACCTGCTGGACGAAGCGGACATCGATATGGTCTGCCGTCCCGATCCGGACGCGGTGTTCGTGGTGCCCTGGGCCATCGAGCCGACCGCGATGGTGTTCCATGACACCTACGACAAGTACGGCAACCCCGTCGAGCTGTCGCCGCGCAACGTGCTCAAGCGCGTGCTGAAGCTCTACGCGGACAAGGGCTGGAACCCGATCGTCGCGCCGGAAATGGAGTTCTACCTGACCAAGCGCAGCAGCGACCCGGACTTCCCGCTGGAAGCCCCGGTGGGCCGCTCGGGCCGTCCGGAAAGCGGCCGGCAGAGCTTCTCCATCGACGCAGCCAACGAATTCGACCCGCTGTTCGAAGACGTCTACGACTGGTGCGAAGCCCAGGGCCTGGACCTGGACACCCTGATCCACGAGGACGGTCCGGCGCAGATGGAGATCAACTTCCGTCACGGCAACGCCCTGAGCCTGGCGGACCAGATCACCGTGTTCAAGCGCAGCATGCGTGAAGCGGCGCTCAAGCATGACGTGGCGGCGACCTTCATGGCCAAGCCGATCACCGACGAACCCGGCAGCGCCATGCACATTCACCAGAGCGTGCTGGATATCGCCACTGGCAAGAACATCTTCGCCAATGCCGATGGCTCGATGAGCGAGCTGTTCCTGCACTACATCGGCGGCCTACAGAAGTACATTCCGAAAGTGCTGCCGATGTTCGCGCCAAACGTGAACTCCTTCCGCCGCTTCCTGCCGGACACTTCCGCGCCTGTGAACGTCGAGTGGGGCGTGGAAAACCGCACCGTCGGCCTGCGCGTCCCCGCGGCGTCCCCTGAAGCCATGCGCGTGGAAAACCGCCTGCCCGGCGCCGACGCCAACCCCTACCTCGCGCTGGCCGCCAGCCTGCTGTGCGGCTACCTGGGCATGGTCGAGCGGATCAACCCCAGCGCCCCGGTCGAAGGCCGCGCCTACGAGCGCCGCAACCTGCGCCTGCCGATCACCATCGAGGACGCGCTGGCGCACATGGAAGAGTGCCAGGTACTGGAAGACTACCTGGGCCGCAAGTTCGTCCAGGGCTACGTCGCGGTTAAGCGCGCCGAGCACGAGAACTTCAAGCGCGTGATCAGCTCCTGGGAACGCGAGTTCCTGCTGCTGAGCGTCTGACGCCCCCGCCCGCCAAAGCCTACCGGCGGCCTCGCGAGCCCGCCGGCAGGTTCCTGGAATACCTACAAGAAAAGGAGTCCGCATGAGACTGCTCAAACCCCTTGCGGCGTTGGCTTTTGCCGCGCTGGCGCAGAACGCCCACGCTGAGCCGACGGTCAGCATCTACAACTGGACCGACTACATCGCCCCCGACACCCTCGCCGGTTTCCAGAAGACCACCGGCATCAAGCCGGTCTACGACGTCTTCGACTCCAACGAGACCCTGGAAGGCAAGCTGCTGGCGGGCCGCTCGGGCTACGACGTGGTGGTGCCGTCCAACCACTTCCTCACCCGCCAGGTACAGGCCGGGGTCTTCCTGGAACTGGACCGCAGCAAGCTGCCGAACTGGAAGCACCTGGACCCGACGCTGCTCAAGCTGCTGGAGCAGAACGACCCGGGTAACAAGCACTCGGTACCCTACCTGTGGGGCACCAACGGCATCGGTTACAACGTCGAGAAGGTCAAGCAGGTGCTGGGCGTCGACAAGATCGACTCCTGGTCGGTGCTGTTCGAGCCGGAGAACCTGAAGAAGCTCAACGCCTGCGGCGTCGCCTTCATGGACTCCGCCGACGAGCTGATCCCCTCGGTGCTCAATTACCTGGGCATGAACCCCAACAGCACCAACCCGGCGGACTATGCGAAGGCCGAGGCCAGGCTGATGGAGCTGCGCCCCTACGTCACCTACTTCCATTCCTCGAAGTACATCTCCGACCTCGCCAACGGCAACATCTGCGTGGCCTTCGGCTATTCCGGCGACGTGTTCCAGGCGGCCGCTCGGGCCAAGGAAGCCAAGAACGGCATCGAGATCGCCTACAGCATTCCCAAGGAAGGCGCCAACCTCTGGTTCGACCTGATGGCCATCCCGTCGGACGCGAAGAACCCGGACCAGGCCCTGGCGTTCATCAACTATGTGCTGGAGCCCAAGGTCATCGCCGGGGTCAGCGAGTACGTCGGCTATCCCAACGCCAACGCCGACTCCAAGGCCTTCCTGGACCAGGAGACGCTGAACAATCCCGAGGTCTACCCGAGCCAGGCCGTGCTCGACAAGCTGTACATCTCCAACGCTCCGCCGCCGAAGATCATGCGTCTGATGACTCGCAGCTGGAGCAAGATCAAGTTCAACCAATGACCCGAGAACGTCCCATGAATCATGCCGGCGAACACGCCGCGTCCTATTACGCGGCCACTGCGCGCGACAAGCAGACCTACCCAGCCCTCGAGGGTGAGGTCCAGGCGGAGGTCTGCGTCATCGGTGGCGGTCTGACCGGCGTCAACACGGCACTGGAGCTGGCCCTTCGGGGCCACTCCGTGGTGCTCCTGGAAGGCCGTCGCATTGGCTGGGGCGCCAGCGGCCGCAACGGTGGGCAACTGATCCGCGGCATCGGCCACGACGTCAGCGGCTTCGCCAAGTATGTCGGCGAAGATGGCGTCCGCTATCTGGACCAGGCCGGTTTCGATTCTGTGAAGCTGGTGGCGGAGCGCATCAAGCAGTTCGACATCGCCTGCGACCTTCGCTGGGGCTTCTGCGAGCTGGCCAATACGCCTGCGCAGTTCACCGCCATGGCGGAGGAGCAGCGCGAGTTGCAGTCGATGGGCTATGCGCATCAGACCAGGCTTGTAGGCGCCGGCCAGATCCATGACGTGGTGGCCAGCGACTGCTATGCCGGCGGGCTGATCGACATGGGCTCGGGCCACCTGCATCCGCTCGACCTGGTGACAGGGGAAGCACGGGCGGCCAGTAGCCTGGGGGTAAAGATCTTCGAGCAGAGCCCGGCACTGCGCATCAGCCACGGCAATTCGGTCACGGTGCACTGTGCCAACGGCCGCGTGCGGGCGGACAAGCTGGTGCTGGGCTGCAACGCCCACCTGGAAGAACTCGAGCCGCGCCTGACGGGCAAGGTCCTGCCGGCGGGCAGCTACGTCATCGTCACCGAACCGCTCGCCGAAGAGGTCGCGGCGAAGTTGATCCCGCAGAATATGGCGCTGTGCGACCAGAAAGTGGGGCTGGACTACTACCGGCTGACCGCCGACCGTCGCCTGCTGTTCGGCGGTGCCTGCCACTACTCCGGGCGGGACCCGGCGGATATCGGCGCCTACATGCGGCCGAAGATGCTGAAGGTTTTCCCGCAGCTGACCAATGTGCGCATCGACTACCAGTGGGGCGGCATGATCGGCATCACCGCCAACCGTTTCCCGCAGGTGGGCCGTCTGGCCCAGCACCCGAATGTGTATTTCGCCCAGGGGTACTCGGGGCACGGCCTGAACGTGACCCACTGGACCGCCAAACTCCTGGCCGAAGCGATTTCCGTAGGCCAGAGCCAGGGGCTGGATGTGTTCAGCGCGGTGCCGCACCTGACCTTCCCGGGCGGCAAGTTGCTGCGCTCGCCCCTGCTGGCGATGGGAATGCTCTGGTACCGGATTCGAGAGGCAATTGGCTGAATAAGCCAGGCGGAGCCTTGCAATGCCGAGGGGGCTCCGCTTTTTTTCAGCTCGGCAGCATGCTCACGGCGCAGCGCTCGGCTCCGCGCTTGAGCGTCGCCTTCGGATACTCGCCAAAGAGCGCCTGGTAGGCCTGGGAGAATCGCCCCAGATGCCAGAACGACCAGCGCATCGCGATCTCCGCGACATTGACCCCGGCGCCACCGGCGGCCAGCAGGTCACGCCGGGCAGCGTTCAGGCGGCGATTGCGCAGCCAGACGGTGGGCGGCATGCCGGCATACTGGACGAACGACTGCTGTAACTGCCGCACCGAGACACCGGCGATCTGCGCCAGCTCTGGGACGCCGAAGCTGTCCTGCGGACAGTCGTTGACCACCTCCTTCACCCGCTCGACGACCCGCTTGGCACTGCGGTCGGAGCGACGGCGCTGCCCTACCTCCACGGCCTCGTCCAGCAACGAGAAACAACCCTCGGCGACCTGCTGGGCGAATCCGGGCGCATCCACATTGACGTTGCCTTCCACGGCCCCGGCCAGCAACTGGCTCAGGGAGGTGGCAAAGGCGCTGCAATTCGCCGAGCGCAGCGGCTGCAGCACCAGGCCTTCGAAGTCTGCGGCGGAGCGTCCCCAGGTGGAGGCGTCCTTCAGGACCACAGCGACTTCACGGTAATTCTCGGGAGTGACCCAGGCGTTGTGCGTGTGCCCATCCAGCAGGTAGAGGGCGCTGTCGTTCATGTCGAAGCTGAACACCAGGGTATCGGCGGGGGCATGGAATTCCTGCTCGACCCGCAGGTTCATGCGTTCTTCGTAGAGCTGGACCGCGCCCGTCTCCGCGTGCACAAGGCGACCGCAAAAGCGACCAGCTGACATCTGCGTGTACTGCTCTTCCCAACCCGGCAGCACCGCACGCGGCTCGTCAACCTCGCGAGCCTCCATCACCTTGATCGCCATCACACACCCGGATATTTATTAATATTATTAACTATCAGACTACCAATCGCTGACATCCGCACGCAACCAGAGCGGTGCCAATCATCATGGAGCGTCAATGTTCTGCACACGGCAGGATTATGACCCAATACGCCGGAATCCAGCACGCTTTACCTGACCGGGTACCCAACCTCCTTGTCATAGAGCTCCGTCATTTCATCCCTGAACGCCTGGATCAGCGGCTCGCGGGTTCGCCCATTCTTCATGATGAGCGAGAATTCGGCCTGATAGCCAAAGTGCTCTGGTAGGAGCCTGATCAGCCGGCCCTGCATCTCCCACTGCTGAGCCAGATGATCCGGCAGATAGCCGATATAGCTCCCGCACAACACCAGGATCAGCTCGGCCTCCATGCTGTCGATGGTGGCGGAGCACTCCTTGAATCCGTGCCGTGCCACTTCCGCGCTCGACCAGTAGCCCCGTTTGACCAGGGCGTGCTGCCTGATCGTCTCCGGGGTCTTGCGCAACTCCCGTGACAATGGATGCCTGTCGCTGCAATACAGCCAATGTTGCTCGATATAGAGATCGATATATTTCAATCCGCTCATCTTCGTCGGCAACGAGCCGATTGCCAGATCGATCTTTCCTTCGAGGACTTCCCGTTGAAGTTCGAAAGGACTCAGCACTTTAAGATTGACATGCACCTTGGGGTGCTTCGATGCAAAGTTCCCAAGCAGATCCACTATGTTGACCTGCTTGTCGGTGATCATGGAATCGAGTATCCCTATTGAAATCGTCCCGCGTAACTCGCCCTTCAATTCAAGCACATAGTTCTCGAAACCATCGATCTGGTTCAAGAGATTCTGCGCCTCATCGTAAATCAACTGCCCTTTACTGGTCAGGCTGAACCCTGATCTGCCGCGGCTGCACAGTTGCATGCCTAGCTGCGCTTCGAGCTGGCTCATATAGCCGCTGATGGCCGGCGTCGACATGTTCAGGTCCTGCTGCGCCGCAGAAAATCCCTTGTTCCTGACCACGGCAACAAAAACCCGCAGCAGACGAATGTTGTATATGTTCTCTTTCATCCTGCACCGAGCACGCCATTGACCCGCCTTGTTCGCACAATGCCGAAAGCCTGTCAAGAATCATGGAATTATATTCACAATATCATTAACCAAGCACTTCACGATCCGCTATTTATCCCGGACTGAACAGCCGATTAAATGAAGCGCGACGCCATATCGACAGTCCATTGCGCTGAATGCATATGTTTCAAGACTGTTGCCTGGCACTGAACAACAAGAAACGGCAACGCTTTCCAGGCTTGCGACAACTGCGGGGGTAACCATGTCCGACTCCAGACTCAAAACCAACTTCTCGGACGGGACTTCATACGACCCGCAGAAGCGCCCGAGATTTAACGAAATCGCGAGCTTCATGCGTGCCCCGGTCGCGGACACGCTGGATGGGGTCGATATCGGCCTGATTGGCGTGCCGTTCGATGGCGGCACGTCGTTCAAGCCTGGCGCGCGCCTCGGCCCCCGTGGAGTCCGGCAGCAATCCTGTCTGATGCGCACCCGGAATCACGCCTCGGGCATTGCCCCGTTCGACCTGTGCAACATTCGCGATCTGGGCGACGTTTACCTCGATCGCATGTACAACATCGAGGACGCCCATGCCTGCATCGAGAACTATTACCAGGAGATTTGCGCGCGCAATATCATGCCGCTCACGGTTGGCGGGGACCATTCGATCACCTACCCGATCTTCAAGGCGCTGGCGAAGGACGGCCCTATCGGCATGGTCCACATCGACGCGCATACCGATACCTGGGACAGCCTCTACGGGTCGAAATTCTTCCACGGGGCGCCGTTCCGCAGAGCGGTCGAGGACGGCCTTCTCGATCCACTGCG of the Pseudomonas sp. PSE14 genome contains:
- a CDS encoding polyamine ABC transporter substrate-binding protein is translated as MRLLKPLAALAFAALAQNAHAEPTVSIYNWTDYIAPDTLAGFQKTTGIKPVYDVFDSNETLEGKLLAGRSGYDVVVPSNHFLTRQVQAGVFLELDRSKLPNWKHLDPTLLKLLEQNDPGNKHSVPYLWGTNGIGYNVEKVKQVLGVDKIDSWSVLFEPENLKKLNACGVAFMDSADELIPSVLNYLGMNPNSTNPADYAKAEARLMELRPYVTYFHSSKYISDLANGNICVAFGYSGDVFQAAARAKEAKNGIEIAYSIPKEGANLWFDLMAIPSDAKNPDQALAFINYVLEPKVIAGVSEYVGYPNANADSKAFLDQETLNNPEVYPSQAVLDKLYISNAPPPKIMRLMTRSWSKIKFNQ
- a CDS encoding YkvA family protein, which translates into the protein MYARLKQWARSIKRQTMTLWFCWKHPETPLPVKLLCLLVVSYALSPIDLIPDFIPVLGLLDDLVILPASIWLIIRLIPAPVYAQSKQQADDFERASSQRPCSTAAAVVIVAIWLLLAVLCYRWLWG
- a CDS encoding YoaK family protein, encoding MLPHVPKPRSAKRSRLHLLRGRVGLGLVAGLSVLAGMTDAIGFLATGDFVSFMSGNTTRLAVAVNDHDLTTLGRLSLAVLCFVAGNALGVVLARGFKRRATPLLIVVAVLLGFAAVWPETRNLPAFVAAIVSMGMLNAVVEQVNGMPIGLTYVTGALSRFGRGLGRWLLGERNNGWRVQLVPWSGMLLGGAAGAFLEHHLGLGAMAVSSALACALAVIVYFVPRSWQLGYMPR
- a CDS encoding LysR family transcriptional regulator — translated: MKENIYNIRLLRVFVAVVRNKGFSAAQQDLNMSTPAISGYMSQLEAQLGMQLCSRGRSGFSLTSKGQLIYDEAQNLLNQIDGFENYVLELKGELRGTISIGILDSMITDKQVNIVDLLGNFASKHPKVHVNLKVLSPFELQREVLEGKIDLAIGSLPTKMSGLKYIDLYIEQHWLYCSDRHPLSRELRKTPETIRQHALVKRGYWSSAEVARHGFKECSATIDSMEAELILVLCGSYIGYLPDHLAQQWEMQGRLIRLLPEHFGYQAEFSLIMKNGRTREPLIQAFRDEMTELYDKEVGYPVR
- a CDS encoding potassium channel family protein, which translates into the protein MTDSKDRTEADGDLSQMIIGLGPCTYLLLLLIALILVFPFLEEGLFPRTLLGILFSSVLLVGAFATPQSQRGLVVKLGLALLGIGLQWTALWTSNLALLHLAGMAYAVSLLVSITGVLRYVLKRGLITADKLHGALSGYIMLAFAWAFIYALTEMDAAASFGPTRLDFTQTGTFFKLIYFSFTTLTTTGYGDIVPLTNHARSLVMIEEFTGVFYVGVLIARLAGLYPSPSPR
- a CDS encoding helix-turn-helix domain-containing protein, whose translation is MNLRVEQEFHAPADTLVFSFDMNDSALYLLDGHTHNAWVTPENYREVAVVLKDASTWGRSAADFEGLVLQPLRSANCSAFATSLSQLLAGAVEGNVNVDAPGFAQQVAEGCFSLLDEAVEVGQRRRSDRSAKRVVERVKEVVNDCPQDSFGVPELAQIAGVSVRQLQQSFVQYAGMPPTVWLRNRRLNAARRDLLAAGGAGVNVAEIAMRWSFWHLGRFSQAYQALFGEYPKATLKRGAERCAVSMLPS
- a CDS encoding YkgJ family cysteine cluster protein encodes the protein MSCTTRRKIDHLRRQIPSFACVPGCHDCCGPVTASSEEMSRLPVKSDAEHDAALAHWNCVHLGPQGCEVYEERPLICRLFGTTPSLPCPRGRGPESPTDEQVERQVHELIATTRQVLV
- the speB gene encoding agmatinase; the encoded protein is MSDSRLKTNFSDGTSYDPQKRPRFNEIASFMRAPVADTLDGVDIGLIGVPFDGGTSFKPGARLGPRGVRQQSCLMRTRNHASGIAPFDLCNIRDLGDVYLDRMYNIEDAHACIENYYQEICARNIMPLTVGGDHSITYPIFKALAKDGPIGMVHIDAHTDTWDSLYGSKFFHGAPFRRAVEDGLLDPLRTIQIGIRGSEHSGTPNYSLECGMRVIFIEEFDDLGVEGVLREVGRVVGDGQTYVSFDVDGLDPAFAPGTGTPEAGGISMREAMRLLKGLRGLNLIGGDVVEVAPDLDPSGITALNAATLMFELLCVLADARVNR
- a CDS encoding MAPEG family protein, which encodes MAVHVALTAFLYVLLTIARAPKVWGIGKSPDGSNPWATVEPRISANLSNQFEWPVFFYAACLLLIQSHLEVEAAAWFAWAFIAGRVAHSCVQILTTNIRLRGLVFTINFVATLGMWIVVLYLHAKDPA
- a CDS encoding ATP-dependent zinc protease, translating into MLLLALATPVKAHSEELPVRGWIEEAKIYPEGIPVKAKLDTGALTSSMDAKDIEYFEKDGKKWVRFKVVAKNSDTGDESVQAFERAVLRKVKVRGAGGADHRPVVSMKICIGNQLLDEEFSLRDRKNMIYPVLIGRKTLEHVGPVDVRRTFTQQPSCKA
- a CDS encoding glutamine synthetase family protein, with protein sequence MSTPADQLSSWLKQHQITEVECVVSDMTGIARGKISPTNKFLGEGGMRLPESVLLQTVTGDYVDDDIYYDLLDEADIDMVCRPDPDAVFVVPWAIEPTAMVFHDTYDKYGNPVELSPRNVLKRVLKLYADKGWNPIVAPEMEFYLTKRSSDPDFPLEAPVGRSGRPESGRQSFSIDAANEFDPLFEDVYDWCEAQGLDLDTLIHEDGPAQMEINFRHGNALSLADQITVFKRSMREAALKHDVAATFMAKPITDEPGSAMHIHQSVLDIATGKNIFANADGSMSELFLHYIGGLQKYIPKVLPMFAPNVNSFRRFLPDTSAPVNVEWGVENRTVGLRVPAASPEAMRVENRLPGADANPYLALAASLLCGYLGMVERINPSAPVEGRAYERRNLRLPITIEDALAHMEECQVLEDYLGRKFVQGYVAVKRAEHENFKRVISSWEREFLLLSV
- a CDS encoding FAD-binding oxidoreductase; its protein translation is MNHAGEHAASYYAATARDKQTYPALEGEVQAEVCVIGGGLTGVNTALELALRGHSVVLLEGRRIGWGASGRNGGQLIRGIGHDVSGFAKYVGEDGVRYLDQAGFDSVKLVAERIKQFDIACDLRWGFCELANTPAQFTAMAEEQRELQSMGYAHQTRLVGAGQIHDVVASDCYAGGLIDMGSGHLHPLDLVTGEARAASSLGVKIFEQSPALRISHGNSVTVHCANGRVRADKLVLGCNAHLEELEPRLTGKVLPAGSYVIVTEPLAEEVAAKLIPQNMALCDQKVGLDYYRLTADRRLLFGGACHYSGRDPADIGAYMRPKMLKVFPQLTNVRIDYQWGGMIGITANRFPQVGRLAQHPNVYFAQGYSGHGLNVTHWTAKLLAEAISVGQSQGLDVFSAVPHLTFPGGKLLRSPLLAMGMLWYRIREAIG